The window GGGCCAGCACGACCTCCTCGGAGGCATGCTCTTCTCCGTAGACCTCACGCTCCGCGTTTCGTCCGGAGCGGAAGGCGTTACTCTCCAGCGCCAGCAAGATCGCTCGCTCCAGTTGTTGGCGCGCCGTCTCCAGCTCTTCCTGTGTCGGACCGTTCGAGCACATATCGGCGATCTGTTCGCGACAAACAGCGAGAACCTCCCCGATCTTCTGGGGGGAGGAACTTCCATAGATGCAGAGTTGCCCCTCGGTCAGCATCGTCTGGGCCGACGAGGCGATCGTGTAGGCCAGACCGCGGCGCTCGCGCACTTCATTGAAGAGACGCGATCCCATGCCGCCGCCCAGAATCGAGTCCAGCATTGCCAACACATAGCGCCCCGGGTGCTTTCGCGGAATCGCAGGCACGCCGAAGCAGAACTGCACCTGCTCAAGCCGCCGTCGCACGACCGTCCGCCCCGAACGGGGCTCCCCCGCCGGTGGGTGATGATTGGCCTCCGTTGCCTCCGAATCGTGAGAGAAAATGCGCTCCGCAGCGGCCAGTGCCTCTTCCAGTTCCACCCCGCCGGCGATCGAGAGCACCGAGTTTGCAGGAGTGCGGATGTTCTCCCAGTAGAACAGGAGATCCTCGCGCCGCAAAGTGCTGACCGTTTCCTCGGTCCCCAGGATCGGACGCCCGAGCGAATGGGGCGCCCAGAGCTTCGACTGGAAATTCTCGAAGCACAGGTCCTCCGGGAAGTCGCGACTCTCTGCGATTTCCTCCAGAACCACGCCGCGCTCGCGCTCGATCTCCTCAGGGGGGAATGTGCTGCCCCAGAACATGTCGTCGAGCAACTCCAAGGCGGCCTCGAGGTCGGCATTGATCGCCCGCGTGTAGGCTCGCACGTAATCGTGCGACGTCACCGCGTTCATCGACCCGCCCTGGTGATTGATCTCCCGCGCGATCTCGTAGAGGTCGCGCTTGCGGGTGCCCTTGAACAACATGTGCTCGATGAAATGCGTGATGCCGGCCAAAGGATCCGGTTCGTGGCGCGCACCGCGCACCACGGTCAGACTCACCGCCACCGATGTACTGCCCGGCACGAACTCGTGAATAACCCGCAACCCACTAGAAAGCGTCACCCGCTGGACCGCCGACATGGAGACTCCCAAACAGAAATTCGCCCCGTCCGGGGCACTGCGCCCATTGCGAAGAGCCCACCGGGGATTGTCAAGGCCGGGGAGGGGGCGGACCGATCATCTTTGAGTCGGACGAGACCTTTGGCCTCTCCCTGGATCAAGGATTTCGACATGCTCGGGGCGCAAGGATACGGTGGACCCCTTGCAACTGGTTCGCCAGTTCGGACACGCCCAGAATTTCTCTGCATTCCTCCTGCTGAATCCCAAGACCATGGTGGCTCCGCAATCATCACACTTCGGAACGCGGATAATGGAAGGCTCGGCCTGGGGCATCATTTTCCGGACGATGTGTTCGGCACTCGTCCAGATCCTTCCCCCGTCTTTCTCCTCTTCCGCCGGGAGTCGATCATTTGCGGCCTCAAGCCGCGCCATGAGCCCGGCCCCGTCCAGGAGTGTAATCCCCGGAACGTCCTTGAATTCCTCCTCGGTCACATCCGCGAAGCGACCGCTCGTGACGAAAAGGGCCTCGTCCGCATGATCCCGGTGCATCACCCCAAACAACGCTCGAACAGGCTCCGGCCCGACGCGCTCCCTCATCCAGTGCTTACACTGAACCAACATGGTCTTGCCGTCCTTGGTTGCAATGATGTCTACTCCACCATCTGCGCAAGCCTCATCGGCCGTCAGCCTGGTGGCCTCGTATCCCTCGATCTTCAGCAGAGCTTCTACGAACTGCTCGAAGTCATTCCATTGCAGCGACAGAACGGTTTCCATCGAACGATTCTGACGAAGAAGGAAATCGTGTTTGTACCTGATCGTTTGAGCCAGGAGCGCCAGGAACAGGAGCAGGAATGAACTCAGGAAGGCAGATACAGAAATCATCACCCACCAGATCGGCGGGCGAACAAGAACCCAGAGGACAACAGCAGGCGAAAGCAGCAGCAGGCTCAGAGTGAGAAGACTCAGGTCGGACAGCCGTGAGAGCTTGCTCAAGAGTCTTCCCAGATAGCGATCGAAGATTGATCGGCGATCCTGGTACTTTGGCATTCCTCAAACCTCACCAAATGGATAGAACGTCTTCGTCTTCTTCTGGAAGTCCTCGAGCGTCCGTACCTCCTGGCTGGTCAGGCCGTAGAGATGGTAGACACGATCGTTGAGTTCCTCCTCCAGATCGATGATCCGGCCTGTCAGTCGACCATGCTCGCCGCGCCACTCGGCCAGGGCATCCTCCCACCCCGAGCGCTCGCGCACGGGGATCTCGGCTTTGAAGGCCTTCTTGATCTGCTCTCGAAATGCCGAGAAATCCAGGTCCCACCAATTCGTCAGGGCAGTATTCAACTTCCCGCCCTCAGGACACAGATCGGCTTCGATTCGATGGCGTGTGGCCCTGTGCAGACCAAGGCGCTCGCGGGCAAGTACTGTGATATCCGCCGCCAGAGAGGAGAGATGGCTGCGGCATTCATCATCCATTTCAGAGATCGGGAGACGTTCGATGAACTGCAATTTGGACTGATACTGCCAAAGACCAGCACGCAAACGAAGAGGGAGACAGAACTGAGAGATACAAAACCAAGTGAGGCGGGACTGCAGGAGAGCAAGCTCCGCACCAGATTTAGGGATCAAGATGTAGCCCTTGTCATTTGTGTAGAGCCCGTCTTCATCCCACGAGAAACGTGGGAGTTTCTGAATATCTGGCCAGATGATCTTCGGATGGTCGAATTCCTGATAGTAATCGATTGAATCCTGTAGTTCATACCAACGGTAACTTCCAGGCTTCCGCCCCGGCCAATCACTCGTCCTGCCGGCCCAGTCGGGCGGACGTGGCTCCAATCTCTCCCGGAAAGACTCCAGATACTCTCGAACTGCAGGGTACTCTGCGATGTCTATCCCTCTCCTCGTGAAGATCAAATGCCGATCTGCGAAGATCTGGTACCACGGCCGTAGATCCTGACCTTGAAGGATCCGATGAATGATCTCATCGGATTTCGCATCAGCCGCGACCAATCGATCTCGTGTCTCTCCATCGACAATGAAGGCGTCATTCAAGCCTGTCTTTATTCCGTAGTAAATTCCTCCGCCGACCACCTCCCCCAGCGGCCTCCCGGCCTTCACAATCTTGTGCAGCAGATCGGTTACCGCACGAGGTTGGAACTTCCATTCCGACTCGTCGAAGACCGACTCGTCGCAGGGGAGACCTTCGTTCTTCATCTCCTCCTCGATCGAGTCCGGGATTTTCTCGTGGATGAAGAGGGTCGGGAATTGAGCAGGCTCCGTATTCTTTTTGAGCGTGTACATCGTGGGGTAGACCATTTCGGCATCTTCGAAAGGCTGATTCTCGCCGAAGTTCACCAGGGATGTGAAGCGCGCAGTGGTCGGTAGCCACTTTCTGAAGGTGCTGGCGAAGTTGCCACGAGAGAATGTGCCGCTCGTGATGAAGCCCAGCCTTCCGCCCGCTTTGAGTACGTCCAGCCCCTTCTCCACGAAGTAGAGGTACAAGTCCGCGGTGCCGGAGTAGATCTCGTAATGCTGCTCCAGGTGGGGCTTCAGTGGGGCTAACCACTCCTGGCGAATATATGGTGGGTTGCCGACCACGACATCGAAGCCGCCCTCTGTGAAGACTTCGGGGAATGCCGTCCGCCAATCAAAAGCCCGCGGGTCCACGGTGGGATCGGCGATGATCGAGTTCCCGACTCGGATGGTGTGATCCAGATCAGTAAGGATTTTGCCTCGTTCCGCGGTCTTGATCCAGAGAGAGAGGCGGCAGATTTCGACGGCCTCTTCGTTCAAGTCGACGCCATAGAGGTTCTGTTGCAGAATCTGACGGTTCAGATCAAAGAGCTCGGCCTGCCCCCTCAGAGCTTCCAGCCGGGCATTGGCATCCTGGTAGGCTGCAAGGAGTTGATCGAAGGCCTCGATCAGGAAGGCGCCGGACCCGCACGCCGGGTCGAGTATTCGCACGCGGCCCAGTTCCTCCTGCCAGTCCAGCCAGAACGCAATCAGCGCTTCCCGTTGCGGATTGTTCAATTCTTCGAGATCATAGGATGTCGGGCATTCCAGGGCCTGAGTGGCGGTACCCCGGGCCCGGGCGATGTGCCTGAGCCGGAGGGATTCAAGACGATCCGCCAATACAGGCCCCAGAGTATGTTCGACAATGTATCGCGTGATGAACTTGGGAGTGTAGAATGCCCCCTCTCGCTTGCGACGGCTCTTCGCTTTCTTTGCAGAGGGTGGAGCGATCGTGCCCTCCTGCTCCAGTTCGAGACGAAGGCGCTCGAGGTCCGTAATCGATTGCTCGAAAATATGCCCCAGGATTTCGACATCGACGATGGATTCAATCTGCTGCAGATCATCGAGAGATTCCTGCTCGGCAACCTCCAGGGCTCGGAAGTCATAGTCGGCGAGTCGCTTGAAGACCCCACACACTTCATCGGGCACGGTGAGTTCGTCCAGACACTCATCCGGAGCGAAGAGCCCGCCGTTATACCGCGGGATATTCAGTTGCGGATTGCCTTCGTTGATCGAGCGGAAGAGTCCCTTGAAATTCTCCCACTTCGGGTGCGGATTGTAGGGATCACTGTACTCGAAGGCGTGGCGCACAGTCTCCGCCGGAAGAAGCCCGCGGTCCTCGGCAAAAGAGCAGAAGAGGATTCGGTCGAGGATCTTCTGGGTCGCCGAGAGAAGCGGAGGTCTTTCAAGTTCCGGATTCGATTGGGTGAGACGTACGAATGCATCGAATCGCTGCTGCGAGTATTCCTGGTAGAAGGCCTTCGTGATGTTCTCGCCGGCAATGCGGGATTCTTCCAGCAAATCATAGAGGTGACTGCGACCCGTTTCCGGGATAACCCGACTGGCTCCCAGGATGAACAGGAATCGGCGAAGTGCCGATTCGCTCTCGACCAATCGGCTGAGAAAGAAGCGCTCGCAGGTGAAGCGATCCGCTCCCTTGTAGTAGAGCCTCGTCTCGACCATGGAGGAAACGAGGATCCAATCGCACGGCAAGTTGATCGCATAATCGAATCCCTGCATGACTGCGGAGAGCCGGCGGCCACCATGCGGG of the bacterium genome contains:
- a CDS encoding insulinase family protein, coding for MSAVQRVTLSSGLRVIHEFVPGSTSVAVSLTVVRGARHEPDPLAGITHFIEHMLFKGTRKRDLYEIAREINHQGGSMNAVTSHDYVRAYTRAINADLEAALELLDDMFWGSTFPPEEIERERGVVLEEIAESRDFPEDLCFENFQSKLWAPHSLGRPILGTEETVSTLRREDLLFYWENIRTPANSVLSIAGGVELEEALAAAERIFSHDSEATEANHHPPAGEPRSGRTVVRRRLEQVQFCFGVPAIPRKHPGRYVLAMLDSILGGGMGSRLFNEVRERRGLAYTIASSAQTMLTEGQLCIYGSSSPQKIGEVLAVCREQIADMCSNGPTQEELETARQQLERAILLALESNAFRSGRNAEREVYGEEHASEEVVLARLREVTTEQIREMAVELFVGVPMTISMVGPVPGRTTIETVRLPEGVLG
- a CDS encoding restriction endonuclease, which codes for MPKYQDRRSIFDRYLGRLLSKLSRLSDLSLLTLSLLLLSPAVVLWVLVRPPIWWVMISVSAFLSSFLLLFLALLAQTIRYKHDFLLRQNRSMETVLSLQWNDFEQFVEALLKIEGYEATRLTADEACADGGVDIIATKDGKTMLVQCKHWMRERVGPEPVRALFGVMHRDHADEALFVTSGRFADVTEEEFKDVPGITLLDGAGLMARLEAANDRLPAEEEKDGGRIWTSAEHIVRKMMPQAEPSIIRVPKCDDCGATMVLGFSRRNAEKFWACPNWRTSCKGSTVSLRPEHVEILDPGRGQRSRPTQR
- a CDS encoding N-6 DNA methylase; its protein translation is MGEENLKPGFLADIFGEALGYRTPNQSPDGFTLVPEFRIPGSQQFADAALGPKPQDGRNVVVAVEIKGPLDPLDIPHGGRRLSAVMQGFDYAINLPCDWILVSSMVETRLYYKGADRFTCERFFLSRLVESESALRRFLFILGASRVIPETGRSHLYDLLEESRIAGENITKAFYQEYSQQRFDAFVRLTQSNPELERPPLLSATQKILDRILFCSFAEDRGLLPAETVRHAFEYSDPYNPHPKWENFKGLFRSINEGNPQLNIPRYNGGLFAPDECLDELTVPDEVCGVFKRLADYDFRALEVAEQESLDDLQQIESIVDVEILGHIFEQSITDLERLRLELEQEGTIAPPSAKKAKSRRKREGAFYTPKFITRYIVEHTLGPVLADRLESLRLRHIARARGTATQALECPTSYDLEELNNPQREALIAFWLDWQEELGRVRILDPACGSGAFLIEAFDQLLAAYQDANARLEALRGQAELFDLNRQILQQNLYGVDLNEEAVEICRLSLWIKTAERGKILTDLDHTIRVGNSIIADPTVDPRAFDWRTAFPEVFTEGGFDVVVGNPPYIRQEWLAPLKPHLEQHYEIYSGTADLYLYFVEKGLDVLKAGGRLGFITSGTFSRGNFASTFRKWLPTTARFTSLVNFGENQPFEDAEMVYPTMYTLKKNTEPAQFPTLFIHEKIPDSIEEEMKNEGLPCDESVFDESEWKFQPRAVTDLLHKIVKAGRPLGEVVGGGIYYGIKTGLNDAFIVDGETRDRLVAADAKSDEIIHRILQGQDLRPWYQIFADRHLIFTRRGIDIAEYPAVREYLESFRERLEPRPPDWAGRTSDWPGRKPGSYRWYELQDSIDYYQEFDHPKIIWPDIQKLPRFSWDEDGLYTNDKGYILIPKSGAELALLQSRLTWFCISQFCLPLRLRAGLWQYQSKLQFIERLPISEMDDECRSHLSSLAADITVLARERLGLHRATRHRIEADLCPEGGKLNTALTNWWDLDFSAFREQIKKAFKAEIPVRERSGWEDALAEWRGEHGRLTGRIIDLEEELNDRVYHLYGLTSQEVRTLEDFQKKTKTFYPFGEV